The Nocardia terpenica genome has a segment encoding these proteins:
- a CDS encoding toll/interleukin-1 receptor domain-containing protein: MFVRPFDVDLFLSYNHDADRALAPAVQRGLTHLAKPWNQPRALRVFRDRTDLAAAHDLTAEIENALRRARFFLLLASPQAAASPWVAREIAYWQRYRSPETFLIAVTSGVVAWRGNDFDWNVTTALPRSLSGWFAREPIWEDLSFAHDRDKQSLRYGEFRSAVASLAAPVRGVPKQELDSEDVRRHRIATRLARAAVAGLTMLLVGALVLAGVAAVQKNTADRQARLALSRQLAATADSLLPTNVRSALLLAVRAYRIDANPQTLGALLRADTASPALVRYLPAGAAVQTLVGSADGSAIAAGLADGRVELWRRNRLSQPVFAATLHGPVSGVAVDADGGVLAATDGSSVVLWHADGHLATVAHPPGQQPDAVAVSPSGAVAAVHGRSPGFETPKSMSIVDTATGSVRAVQPASNTSSGTSLVLPTDDEALIFDPGDGTWERRRIADWSVLAASTVGFGVHQQGGRPSGNGQFLTGSNGSSTIPVWQTTGPTDPDHPAFTALADITRASALTLSRDGSALAVADGGDIYLAPVAPANAIVPAAPIVGGFDSPTPGPVRAPTVHLHGTPPVTATPLLDFLGDDRNLLSATGAQIALWNLDQVDRLSHTSPMSMGSLDDCGGCGDPTVSIAPDDSAAAIVSAASTRTIVAPLAGSAHPAANLPAVHGIPLWTTDSRLTLVADESAPTRGGSVDILPGGDGTVPILAADRTADGATVLALDDRGDVFARDARTGALRHLLPGPLHGTADNLVDGAVDARAGLVVLVGNDGVATVYDVVTHRPPHTVPGHDVAHVAFAGSQLLVMRASGSLEVWNNTGSRPIRTIGGDGNDRRPPIPDHTGTLVARDRLDGTIVLTDTATGTTLDTLPYTSPTRPTKVGVAFSPDGRYLVSANIDLDTMDTGTLIQRDISPDGLIRDACAAAASEFTDDEWRALVGTGQPHVDSCR; the protein is encoded by the coding sequence GTGTTTGTGCGTCCGTTCGACGTCGATCTGTTCCTGTCCTACAACCACGACGCCGATCGGGCCCTGGCCCCCGCCGTGCAGCGGGGGCTCACCCACCTGGCGAAGCCGTGGAATCAGCCGCGCGCGCTGCGCGTTTTCCGCGACCGCACCGATCTGGCCGCCGCCCACGACCTCACCGCCGAGATCGAGAACGCGCTGCGGCGCGCCCGATTCTTCCTGCTGCTGGCCTCCCCGCAGGCCGCGGCCTCGCCGTGGGTCGCGCGGGAGATCGCCTACTGGCAGCGCTACCGTTCCCCGGAGACCTTCCTCATCGCCGTCACCTCCGGTGTGGTCGCCTGGCGCGGAAACGATTTCGACTGGAACGTCACCACGGCGCTGCCGCGGTCGCTGAGCGGCTGGTTCGCGCGCGAACCGATCTGGGAGGACCTGAGTTTCGCGCACGATCGGGACAAGCAGTCGCTGCGCTACGGCGAATTCCGCAGCGCGGTGGCCTCTTTGGCCGCTCCGGTGCGCGGGGTGCCCAAGCAGGAGCTCGACAGCGAGGACGTGCGCCGCCATCGGATCGCGACCCGGCTGGCCCGGGCCGCCGTGGCCGGGCTGACGATGCTGCTGGTCGGCGCGCTCGTGCTCGCCGGGGTGGCGGCGGTCCAGAAGAACACCGCCGATCGCCAGGCGCGGCTGGCGTTGTCGCGGCAGCTGGCGGCCACCGCCGACAGCCTGCTGCCCACCAATGTGCGGTCGGCGCTGCTGCTGGCGGTGCGCGCCTACCGCATCGACGCCAATCCGCAGACCCTGGGCGCGCTGCTGCGGGCGGATACGGCCAGTCCCGCGCTGGTGCGCTACCTGCCCGCGGGGGCGGCGGTGCAGACGCTGGTGGGGTCGGCCGACGGGTCGGCGATCGCGGCGGGTCTGGCCGACGGGCGGGTCGAGCTCTGGAGGCGAAATCGCCTGTCGCAGCCGGTGTTCGCCGCGACGCTGCACGGACCGGTGAGCGGCGTGGCGGTCGATGCCGACGGCGGTGTGCTCGCCGCCACCGACGGGAGTTCCGTCGTGCTGTGGCACGCCGACGGTCACCTCGCGACCGTTGCGCACCCGCCGGGGCAGCAGCCCGACGCCGTCGCGGTCTCCCCCTCCGGGGCGGTCGCCGCGGTCCACGGCCGCAGCCCGGGATTCGAGACGCCGAAATCGATGAGCATCGTCGACACCGCGACCGGCTCCGTCCGCGCGGTACAACCCGCGAGCAACACCAGCTCCGGGACCTCGCTGGTCCTGCCGACCGACGACGAGGCGCTGATCTTCGACCCCGGGGACGGCACGTGGGAGCGCCGACGAATCGCCGACTGGTCGGTACTGGCGGCCTCGACCGTGGGTTTCGGCGTGCACCAGCAGGGCGGGCGCCCCTCGGGCAACGGGCAGTTCCTCACCGGATCGAACGGTTCCTCGACCATTCCGGTGTGGCAGACCACCGGCCCGACCGACCCCGACCACCCCGCATTCACCGCCCTGGCGGATATCACCCGGGCGTCCGCGCTCACGTTGAGCCGGGACGGGTCCGCGCTCGCGGTCGCCGACGGCGGCGACATCTACCTCGCACCGGTCGCCCCCGCGAACGCGATCGTCCCGGCCGCCCCGATCGTCGGTGGATTCGACAGCCCCACGCCGGGACCCGTGCGCGCACCGACCGTGCACCTGCACGGCACCCCGCCCGTGACGGCCACCCCGCTGCTCGACTTCCTCGGTGACGATCGGAACCTCTTGTCGGCCACGGGTGCTCAGATCGCGCTGTGGAATCTCGACCAGGTGGATCGGCTGAGCCACACCAGCCCCATGAGCATGGGATCCCTCGACGACTGCGGCGGCTGCGGCGACCCGACCGTCTCGATCGCGCCGGACGACTCCGCCGCCGCCATCGTGAGCGCCGCCAGCACCAGAACCATCGTGGCGCCGCTGGCGGGGTCCGCGCACCCTGCGGCGAATCTGCCCGCCGTCCACGGGATTCCGCTGTGGACCACCGACAGTCGGCTCACCCTCGTGGCCGACGAGTCCGCTCCGACCCGTGGGGGCTCCGTCGACATCCTGCCGGGCGGCGACGGGACCGTCCCGATCCTCGCCGCCGATCGCACCGCCGACGGCGCCACCGTCCTGGCCCTCGACGACCGCGGTGACGTGTTCGCGCGCGACGCCCGGACCGGCGCCCTGCGCCACCTGCTGCCCGGCCCGCTGCACGGCACCGCCGACAATCTCGTCGACGGCGCCGTCGACGCGCGCGCCGGATTGGTCGTGCTCGTCGGAAACGACGGGGTGGCAACGGTTTACGACGTCGTCACCCATCGCCCACCGCACACCGTCCCCGGCCACGACGTCGCGCACGTGGCCTTCGCGGGCAGCCAGCTCCTGGTCATGCGCGCCTCCGGGTCGCTCGAGGTATGGAACAACACCGGGTCGCGGCCGATCCGGACCATCGGCGGGGACGGCAACGACCGGCGGCCACCGATCCCCGATCACACCGGCACGCTGGTGGCCCGCGACCGGTTGGACGGAACCATCGTCCTCACCGACACCGCCACCGGCACCACCCTCGACACCCTCCCCTACACCTCGCCGACCCGGCCCACCAAGGTCGGGGTCGCCTTCTCCCCCGACGGCCGCTATCTGGTGAGCGCGAACATCGACCTCGACACCATGGACACCGGAACCCTGATCCAGCGCGACATCTCACCCGATGGACTCATCCGCGACGCCTGCGCCGCCGCGGCCTCCGAATTCACCGACGACGAATGGCGAGCACTCGTGGGCACCGGCCAACCACACGTCGACTCGTGCCGGTGA
- a CDS encoding CheR family methyltransferase, with product MDHQENAPDPGFEDILQYVKETRGFDFTGYKRSSLMRRVDRRTSQLGIEDYSEYLDVLQANPDEFVALFNTILINVTGFFRDADAWEFIQTGVVPMLLAERGPDEPVRVWCAGCASGEEAYGLAIVLAEALGIDEFRRRVKIYATDVDEEALAVARHATYTEKEVSPVGPNLIQRYFEPAGTRYCFRKDLRRSVIFGRNDLVQDAPISRIDLLACRNTLMYFNAETQSKILDKFHFALAPRGLLFLGKAEMLLSHNRTFDPVDLKRRVFRKVPTSRVDIGSIFGRTMTPDPREPDEAEVLRGLAFAAGPVAQVVLGHDDALAAVNDQAKHLLGLNDREIGRPLRDLELSYRPVELRGYIDQVRAERRAVRIKDIEWQRGPGEVLALEVHVYPLSVDDATAGISVVFHDVTSNRRLLTDLDRANRQRESAYEELQSTNEELETTNEELQSTNDELQTINTELRERSNELDEVNGFFGSIMSSWFAAVIVVDTSLRVVVWNAGAENLWGLRPEEAEGEHLLNLDIGLPVAELRPLVRPALSEPQYQNEIRLEGVNRRGRPVTVRVVCTSLRERSGSPTGAILVMETIEPNTAPD from the coding sequence GTGGACCATCAGGAGAATGCGCCGGACCCCGGCTTCGAGGACATCCTCCAGTACGTCAAGGAGACGCGGGGCTTCGACTTCACCGGTTACAAACGCAGCAGCCTCATGCGCCGGGTCGACCGCCGCACCTCCCAACTCGGCATCGAGGACTACTCGGAGTATCTCGATGTGCTCCAGGCGAATCCGGACGAGTTCGTGGCCCTGTTCAACACCATCCTGATCAATGTGACCGGATTCTTCCGCGACGCGGACGCCTGGGAGTTCATCCAGACCGGCGTGGTTCCGATGCTGCTGGCCGAGCGCGGCCCCGACGAGCCGGTGCGGGTGTGGTGCGCCGGCTGCGCCTCCGGGGAGGAGGCGTACGGCCTGGCCATCGTGCTCGCCGAGGCGCTGGGCATCGACGAATTCCGGCGGCGCGTCAAGATCTACGCCACCGATGTCGACGAGGAGGCGCTGGCCGTCGCCCGGCACGCCACCTATACCGAGAAGGAGGTGTCCCCGGTCGGCCCGAACCTGATTCAGCGGTATTTCGAGCCGGCGGGCACCCGCTATTGCTTCCGCAAGGATCTGCGTCGCTCGGTGATCTTCGGCCGCAACGATCTCGTGCAGGACGCGCCCATCTCCCGGATCGATCTGCTGGCGTGCCGCAACACCCTGATGTATTTCAACGCGGAAACGCAGAGCAAGATCCTCGACAAATTTCATTTCGCCCTGGCGCCCCGGGGTCTGCTGTTCCTGGGCAAGGCCGAGATGCTGCTCAGCCACAACCGCACCTTCGATCCGGTGGACCTCAAGCGGCGGGTATTCCGGAAGGTGCCGACCTCCCGGGTCGATATCGGGTCGATATTCGGGCGCACCATGACTCCGGATCCGCGGGAACCGGATGAGGCGGAGGTCCTGCGCGGCCTGGCATTCGCGGCGGGGCCGGTGGCGCAGGTGGTGCTCGGCCACGATGACGCGCTCGCCGCGGTCAATGATCAGGCCAAGCATCTACTCGGCCTGAACGACCGCGAGATCGGGCGGCCGCTGCGAGATCTGGAGCTGTCCTATCGCCCGGTCGAGTTGCGCGGCTACATCGATCAGGTCCGCGCCGAGCGCAGGGCGGTGCGCATCAAGGACATCGAGTGGCAGCGCGGCCCGGGTGAGGTGCTCGCGCTCGAGGTGCACGTCTATCCGCTGTCGGTCGACGACGCGACCGCGGGCATCTCGGTGGTCTTCCACGACGTCACCTCGAACCGCCGCCTGCTCACCGACCTCGATCGCGCCAATCGGCAGCGCGAGTCGGCCTACGAGGAATTGCAGTCGACGAACGAGGAACTCGAAACCACCAACGAAGAACTGCAATCCACCAACGACGAGTTGCAGACCATCAACACCGAACTGCGCGAACGCAGTAACGAGCTCGACGAGGTGAACGGATTCTTCGGCTCGATCATGAGTTCGTGGTTCGCGGCGGTCATCGTGGTCGACACCTCCCTGCGCGTCGTCGTCTGGAACGCGGGCGCGGAGAACCTGTGGGGGCTGCGGCCGGAGGAGGCCGAGGGCGAGCATCTGCTCAATCTCGACATCGGTCTGCCGGTGGCGGAGTTGCGCCCGCTGGTGCGCCCGGCGCTGTCGGAACCGCAGTACCAGAACGAGATCCGGCTCGAGGGCGTGAACCGCCGCGGGCGGCCGGTCACCGTCCGCGTGGTCTGCACCTCGCTGCGGGAGCGCTCGGGCTCGCCGACCGGAGCGATCCTGGTGATGGAGACGATCGAACCGAACACCGCGCCGGATTAG
- a CDS encoding ANTAR domain-containing protein, with the protein MTEADGEIASEWRQFARERERAARAAAIARRYEQQADRPVASMRPFRLRMAQLHRAMEARHYACARLHRQYALRLQRWRAAGIAERRPLFMGTVADQLGMTSAVVTLFTENRQELLTAASDGIARTAHDLEAVLGRGPARDAFVGGEVLVGTRAELIDQWTEYGSAVAELGVNAVVAVPLASMSRRVGALCAFSSHRAPAGVTTTADRVADALANSVLLGAHDTRDDGITPRGTLFDEADYLDAVNQAAGVLSVRRHCTVDAALALLRARAYTTNVPLPELARKILDGTSEL; encoded by the coding sequence GTGACAGAGGCCGACGGTGAGATCGCAAGTGAGTGGCGACAATTCGCCCGCGAGCGGGAGCGCGCGGCCCGTGCGGCCGCCATCGCCCGCAGATACGAGCAGCAGGCCGACCGGCCGGTGGCGTCGATGCGACCGTTCCGCCTCCGCATGGCGCAGTTGCACCGCGCCATGGAGGCCCGCCACTACGCCTGCGCCCGCCTGCACCGGCAGTACGCGCTGCGCCTGCAACGCTGGCGCGCGGCCGGAATCGCCGAGCGGCGGCCGTTGTTCATGGGCACGGTCGCCGACCAGCTCGGCATGACCAGCGCCGTGGTCACCCTGTTCACCGAGAACCGGCAGGAACTGCTCACCGCGGCCTCGGACGGGATCGCCCGCACCGCCCACGATCTCGAGGCCGTCCTCGGCCGCGGCCCGGCGCGGGACGCGTTCGTCGGCGGGGAAGTGCTGGTCGGCACGCGCGCCGAGCTGATCGACCAGTGGACCGAATACGGTTCGGCGGTCGCCGAACTGGGGGTCAACGCCGTGGTGGCGGTTCCGCTGGCGTCGATGTCGCGGCGGGTCGGCGCCCTGTGCGCGTTCTCCTCGCACCGGGCGCCCGCCGGGGTCACCACCACCGCCGACCGCGTCGCCGACGCCCTGGCCAATTCCGTCCTGCTCGGCGCCCACGACACCCGCGACGACGGGATCACCCCGCGCGGCACCCTGTTCGACGAGGCCGACTACCTCGACGCGGTGAATCAGGCCGCGGGTGTGCTGTCGGTGCGCCGCCACTGCACCGTCGACGCGGCGCTGGCGCTGCTGCGAGCGAGGGCCTATACGACGAACGTGCCGCTGCCCGAGTTGGCCCGGAAGATACTCGATGGGACCTCCGAACTCTGA
- a CDS encoding chemotaxis protein CheB — protein MKNSRRGPSAAGYGIVAIGSSAGGVGALIRLLSGLPMLLPVPVVVVQHLNRQHDTIIAEVLNRKSALPVALAEAGMRIAPGAVYIAPPNFHLLVGRGGMLMLSSGALVQFVRPSADLLFCSIAEAYAHHAIACVLTGSGSDGARGVDAVKARGGTVIVQDPDEAEFRGMPDAAVRTGAADLILPLAEIADAIGGLVEEREP, from the coding sequence GTGAAGAACTCGCGCCGAGGTCCCTCGGCCGCGGGCTACGGCATCGTCGCGATCGGCTCCTCGGCGGGTGGGGTCGGCGCACTGATCCGGCTGCTGAGCGGCCTACCGATGCTGCTCCCGGTACCGGTCGTCGTCGTACAGCATCTGAACCGGCAGCACGACACCATCATCGCCGAGGTCCTGAACCGCAAGTCCGCGCTCCCGGTCGCCCTGGCCGAGGCCGGGATGCGGATCGCGCCGGGCGCCGTCTACATCGCGCCGCCGAACTTCCACCTGCTGGTCGGCCGGGGCGGCATGCTCATGCTGTCCAGCGGCGCCCTCGTGCAATTCGTCCGTCCCTCTGCCGATCTGCTGTTCTGCTCGATCGCCGAGGCATACGCCCACCACGCCATCGCCTGCGTGCTGACCGGGTCCGGCAGCGACGGCGCGCGGGGGGTCGACGCGGTCAAGGCCCGGGGCGGGACGGTCATCGTGCAGGACCCCGACGAGGCCGAATTCCGGGGTATGCCCGACGCCGCCGTGCGGACCGGCGCGGCGGATCTGATCCTGCCGCTGGCCGAGATCGCCGACGCCATCGGGGGTTTGGTCGAGGAGCGCGAGCCGTGA
- a CDS encoding GAF and ANTAR domain-containing protein: protein MPGRGFEVGDADIPDLFAETVRELSALVTSSGSARAAIGEVVLLASRLLPGRPMAAVTLHHEGAPETIAPAGGRTAVVDAVQCDAGVGPCWDVVRGEQPVWVPDVAGEQRWGDYPARMLAHGVRSIYSRPMWSNETVIGAFNLYSARSHGFDASTRQAAGYLTVVLSAAVDRARQAALTAQLRQALASRSVIDQALGIVMGRRGCDRDAAFDVLRQASQRRNIKLAEVAAQVVRTVTGAAPLPPHFDVSDSGKPEAP from the coding sequence ATGCCCGGGCGAGGGTTCGAGGTGGGCGATGCCGATATCCCCGACCTGTTCGCGGAGACGGTGCGAGAGTTGTCCGCGCTCGTGACCTCGTCCGGCTCGGCGAGGGCCGCGATCGGCGAGGTCGTGCTGCTCGCGTCGCGCCTGCTGCCGGGGCGGCCGATGGCGGCGGTCACGCTGCATCACGAGGGCGCTCCGGAGACCATCGCCCCGGCGGGCGGGCGCACGGCCGTGGTCGACGCCGTCCAGTGCGACGCCGGGGTGGGTCCGTGCTGGGACGTGGTCCGGGGCGAACAGCCGGTGTGGGTGCCCGATGTGGCGGGCGAACAGCGCTGGGGCGACTATCCGGCCCGGATGCTGGCGCACGGGGTGCGCTCCATCTACAGCCGACCAATGTGGTCGAACGAGACCGTGATCGGCGCGTTCAACCTGTACTCCGCCCGGTCGCACGGATTCGATGCCTCGACCCGGCAGGCGGCCGGATATCTCACCGTCGTGCTGTCGGCGGCGGTCGATCGCGCCCGCCAGGCCGCGCTGACCGCGCAACTGCGGCAGGCCCTGGCGTCCCGCTCGGTGATCGATCAGGCCCTGGGCATCGTGATGGGCCGCCGCGGGTGCGACCGCGACGCCGCGTTCGACGTCCTGCGGCAGGCATCGCAGCGCCGCAATATCAAGCTGGCGGAGGTGGCCGCCCAGGTCGTGCGCACGGTCACCGGCGCCGCGCCGCTTCCACCGCATTTCGACGTCTCCGACTCGGGCAAGCCTGAGGCGCCGTAG
- a CDS encoding DeoR/GlpR family DNA-binding transcription regulator, which produces MAVAENRHADIVRALRASERVTVTELARALATSEVTIRRDLAELEQAGVLRRVRGGAVSALPRGEEMPYAMRELERVEAKARIAAAAAALIADGESVILDSGTTGSAAAQALSARRLTVIPLAVHAITVLAAAPRIQLLLPGGTVRPGESTLVGPMVEQNLAALRCDTMLLTCCGFSPRRGVTAYDLQDAAVKRAGMAAAARTVALLDSAKFARTALAVVCATSAIDIVVTDTDAPPDAVAALEADGIEVHRV; this is translated from the coding sequence ATGGCTGTAGCGGAGAATCGGCACGCGGACATCGTCCGCGCCCTGCGGGCCTCGGAGCGGGTCACCGTCACCGAACTGGCTCGCGCACTGGCGACCTCGGAGGTCACCATCCGGCGTGATCTGGCCGAACTGGAACAGGCGGGGGTGCTGCGGCGGGTGCGCGGCGGCGCGGTGAGCGCCCTGCCGCGCGGCGAGGAAATGCCCTATGCCATGCGGGAATTGGAGCGGGTGGAGGCGAAGGCGCGCATTGCCGCGGCCGCCGCGGCGCTGATCGCGGACGGTGAGTCGGTGATACTCGACAGCGGCACAACGGGTTCGGCCGCCGCGCAGGCACTGAGCGCGCGGCGGCTCACCGTGATTCCGCTTGCCGTGCACGCGATCACCGTGCTGGCCGCCGCCCCGCGGATACAGCTGCTGCTGCCGGGCGGCACCGTGCGACCGGGCGAGTCGACGCTGGTCGGGCCTATGGTGGAGCAGAACCTGGCCGCCCTGCGCTGCGACACGATGCTGCTGACCTGCTGCGGATTCAGCCCGCGCCGCGGTGTGACCGCCTACGACCTCCAGGACGCGGCGGTCAAACGCGCCGGCATGGCGGCGGCCGCCCGGACCGTCGCCCTCCTCGATTCGGCCAAGTTCGCCCGCACGGCACTGGCCGTGGTGTGCGCGACCTCCGCGATCGATATCGTGGTCACCGATACCGACGCACCGCCGGACGCGGTCGCGGCACTGGAGGCCGACGGTATCGAGGTGCATCGTGTCTGA
- a CDS encoding MFS transporter, with protein MSDRCAVAAEPKTSGAVQVSVAVTFLVHALLFASWTAHIPQIKAELRLSDGALGTALLGAPIGSVLAMVASGALLPRLGSRRMIRVSVVGYAIGGVAVGLADSPVLLFGALAVWGLFQGALDVAMNTQAVTVERAAGTAIMARLHGLWSIGGFLGALIGAGAVAAGLGLTAQLFVLGVVAVAVIGWLSRAMLADGARPRGTRPPRRSRLSPLVAILGGIAFASMLCEGAAADWSANYLRDDLGAGPALGGLGYAAYALAMVAVRLGGTILERRFRIDRLLPALSTVFALGMTTALLVAQPIPALLGFAAMGIGLALIVPSAFSAAGRADPGPNSGSAIATVSALGWLGYVSGPPLIGHLADRVGLGTALWTLPLLALAITAIARFGGVFTQNR; from the coding sequence GTGTCTGACCGCTGCGCCGTCGCCGCCGAGCCGAAAACGTCTGGGGCCGTACAGGTCTCGGTGGCGGTGACCTTTCTGGTGCACGCCCTGCTGTTCGCCTCGTGGACGGCGCACATTCCACAGATCAAGGCGGAGTTGCGGTTGAGCGACGGCGCGCTGGGCACCGCGCTGCTGGGTGCGCCGATCGGGTCGGTGCTGGCCATGGTGGCCTCGGGGGCGCTGCTGCCGCGGCTGGGGAGCCGTCGCATGATCCGGGTGTCCGTCGTCGGGTATGCGATCGGCGGTGTGGCTGTGGGACTGGCCGATTCGCCGGTGCTGCTGTTCGGGGCGCTCGCGGTGTGGGGGCTGTTCCAGGGGGCGCTCGATGTCGCGATGAACACCCAGGCCGTCACGGTGGAACGGGCGGCGGGCACGGCGATCATGGCGCGGCTGCACGGCCTGTGGAGCATCGGCGGCTTCCTCGGCGCCCTGATCGGCGCGGGCGCGGTGGCGGCGGGCCTCGGGCTGACCGCGCAGCTGTTCGTGCTGGGTGTGGTGGCGGTCGCGGTGATCGGATGGCTGTCGCGCGCCATGCTCGCCGACGGCGCGCGGCCCCGCGGGACCCGGCCGCCTCGCCGTTCGCGCCTGTCCCCGCTGGTTGCGATCCTGGGCGGCATCGCTTTCGCGTCGATGCTGTGCGAGGGCGCCGCTGCGGACTGGTCGGCCAACTATCTGCGCGACGACCTGGGCGCGGGCCCGGCGCTCGGCGGCCTCGGCTACGCGGCCTACGCCCTGGCCATGGTCGCCGTCCGCCTCGGCGGCACGATTCTGGAGCGCCGATTCCGCATCGACCGCCTGCTCCCCGCGCTGTCCACGGTCTTCGCGCTCGGCATGACAACGGCTCTGCTTGTCGCCCAACCGATTCCGGCCCTGCTCGGCTTCGCCGCCATGGGAATCGGTCTGGCCCTGATCGTTCCGAGCGCCTTCAGCGCCGCCGGACGAGCCGACCCCGGCCCCAACTCCGGCTCCGCGATCGCCACCGTCTCCGCCCTCGGCTGGCTCGGCTACGTCTCGGGCCCACCCCTGATCGGCCACCTCGCCGACCGAGTCGGCCTCGGCACCGCCCTGTGGACGCTACCGCTGCTGGCACTGGCCATCACGGCCATCGCCCGCTTCGGCGGCGTCTTCACCCAGAACCGCTGA
- a CDS encoding FAD-dependent oxidoreductase — translation MNTRITVIGGGLGGLTAAITAAEAGAQVVLHEAHASVGGRGRATEPPYVVHDGAHVFYADGPHYAWLKRRGFVDDLGWPRLRDWTRLGYRAGGRVRMAPPVGVLRAAARAGLKAPVDADFRSWASARWGETAAEGMANMVSVVTYDADTGRLSAAFVWGLFQRISGPHLPAVRWVRGGWQRTIDRMAARAAELGVRIETGSRVEELPTGGPVIVATDLHAARTLLRDDTLTGISGYAALLDLAVSADRRDRTLVFDLDEGAFHESYSMQDDSVAPAGESLYQLQIPVRADESPADAQRRLESFVDIVVPGWRDRTTFRRTATAKGRTGALDLPGHTWRDRPAIDRGDGVYLVGDMVAAPGMRGEIAINSALIAAERAVASLPQSDRAPSGQQSGN, via the coding sequence ATGAACACCCGTATCACTGTGATCGGCGGCGGTCTGGGCGGGCTCACGGCGGCGATCACGGCCGCCGAGGCCGGGGCGCAGGTGGTGCTGCACGAGGCGCACGCCAGCGTCGGCGGCCGCGGCCGCGCGACCGAGCCGCCCTATGTCGTCCACGACGGCGCACACGTCTTCTATGCCGACGGCCCGCATTACGCCTGGCTGAAGCGGCGCGGCTTCGTCGACGATCTGGGCTGGCCGCGGCTGCGGGACTGGACCCGGCTGGGGTATCGCGCGGGCGGCCGGGTGCGCATGGCGCCCCCGGTGGGTGTGTTGCGGGCCGCCGCGCGGGCGGGGCTGAAGGCTCCCGTCGATGCCGATTTCCGGAGCTGGGCGTCGGCCCGGTGGGGCGAGACGGCGGCCGAGGGCATGGCCAATATGGTCAGCGTCGTCACCTACGACGCCGACACCGGCCGGTTGTCGGCCGCGTTCGTGTGGGGGCTGTTCCAGCGCATTTCGGGCCCGCATCTGCCCGCGGTGCGGTGGGTGCGCGGCGGCTGGCAGCGCACGATCGATCGGATGGCGGCGCGCGCCGCCGAGCTGGGTGTGCGCATCGAAACCGGTTCCCGCGTCGAGGAATTGCCCACCGGCGGCCCGGTCATCGTGGCCACCGACCTGCATGCGGCGCGCACCCTGCTGCGCGACGACACGCTCACCGGGATCAGCGGATACGCGGCGCTGCTGGATCTGGCCGTCTCCGCCGATCGCCGCGACCGGACGCTGGTGTTCGACCTGGACGAGGGTGCGTTCCACGAAAGCTATTCCATGCAGGACGATTCCGTCGCCCCGGCCGGTGAATCCCTGTACCAGTTGCAGATTCCGGTCCGCGCCGACGAGTCCCCCGCCGACGCGCAGCGGCGGCTGGAGAGCTTCGTCGATATCGTCGTCCCCGGCTGGCGCGACCGAACCACCTTCCGCCGCACCGCGACCGCGAAGGGCCGCACCGGCGCCCTCGACCTGCCCGGCCACACCTGGCGCGACCGGCCCGCCATCGATCGCGGCGACGGCGTCTACCTGGTCGGCGATATGGTCGCGGCCCCGGGCATGCGCGGCGAGATCGCCATCAACAGCGCCCTCATCGCGGCCGAACGCGCGGTCGCCAGCCTGCCGCAGTCCGACCGCGCACCCTCCGGCCAGCAGAGCGGAAACTAG
- a CDS encoding TetR/AcrR family transcriptional regulator — protein MSGSSRERIIDAALRLFGERGFAGTTIVQIEQAAGLSGGSGALYRHFRSKDELLVEAMRSRLGDRSVWGPLLDPDFSVVKWLESQAPDGSTVDKITLLFRIGLARMDHDRDINRILLRDNSIAPEVREVFRRDEYLVFVSAVRRALTEMAGPDRDGEDWEAAAAVVVGTIAHYWLISDTFHGQHPTSVDPDRYLRAVAEMTVAQLNRAHPEGDNS, from the coding sequence ATGAGCGGGTCCTCGCGGGAGCGGATCATCGACGCGGCATTGCGCCTGTTCGGTGAGCGCGGTTTCGCGGGGACCACCATCGTGCAGATCGAGCAGGCCGCCGGGCTGTCCGGCGGATCGGGTGCGCTGTATCGGCACTTCCGGTCCAAGGACGAGTTGCTGGTGGAGGCGATGCGGAGCCGGCTCGGCGACCGGTCCGTATGGGGCCCGCTGCTGGATCCGGACTTCTCGGTGGTGAAGTGGCTCGAGTCGCAGGCTCCGGACGGGTCGACGGTCGACAAGATCACCCTGCTGTTCCGCATCGGCCTGGCCCGGATGGACCACGATCGCGATATCAACCGAATCCTGTTGCGGGACAACTCGATCGCACCCGAGGTGCGCGAGGTGTTCCGGCGTGACGAATACCTGGTCTTCGTGTCGGCGGTGCGGCGCGCGCTGACCGAGATGGCCGGTCCGGACCGAGACGGCGAGGACTGGGAGGCGGCCGCCGCGGTGGTGGTCGGCACGATCGCGCACTACTGGCTGATCAGCGACACGTTTCACGGACAGCATCCGACCTCGGTCGATCCGGACCGCTATCTGCGGGCGGTCGCGGAAATGACCGTCGCCCAGCTGAACCGGGCGCATCCGGAAGGGGACAATTCATGA